In Streptomyces canus, one DNA window encodes the following:
- a CDS encoding glycosyl hydrolase family 28 protein translates to MKPPTAPRSRAAAIVLFVVAVVLGLSHPAAPATPQAPPRAATVFDVRDYGAKGDGSANDTPAVNKAITAASSAAGGGVVRFPPGDYKARNTVHMKSHVTLRLDKGATLQGSSADTYDKAESNPYDDYQDYGHSHFRDAMIHGDRLTDIGFVGQGVIDGMGNLITGNPKSGEADKIISLTRCDGLTIGDGLTLRRGGHFAALINGCKNVTSDHLTIDTASDRDGWNIISTTNVTVTNANIRANDDALVFKSDYALGAKLPNGHVRVNDSFLSARCCNALMFGSETCGDFSDYRFENIRIDGADKSGLGMVSMDGAKISDVHYRDITMTNVHSPIMQKIGTRKRCGNSPGVGSISDITYDTITAAGSSPSFSPTLWGETGHRIKGVTFNHVDITVPGGNGTMSTGVPGNDPNDYNPKAIGTRPAYGWYLHNADDIRFTDSSVKFAADDGRPAILANAAEGIRLTRFTAQNGGGSPFDVGFQDVTGSCLTDSHNTSGGALRVSGGQDCGRAAEPLDLDNPRQDFLRASVGGLFLHWGLRTAPAHTSCTAWEDDVTNGGWNADYWVKEAQKLHTQYLVLASFHSRLGYARAWPSKIPGSCSTQRDFLGELVTAAKARGLKVILYMTNDPQWHDEGGHEWLDSAGYSAYKGKNVDLTTNDGFGQFSYDNFFEVMNRYPDLGGFWIDNDNAYWESHDLYRQIYEKRPNYTLSNNNEDTPIMDMISNEQKTGMTPGYDYPQAVYTAQPRLTEADFKLPSTGAWWYGGTDPSVDKMLTLGRLVTNTGSSVKALMAETAQVNGKFPANQADFNNFANSYLDPIWESLHGTEGGGYLYGGLKPGFWNDGAHGVTTISKTDPDRQYIHVLTPPSTSTLRIRDNGYRVASVTNLRTGAAVSWSQSGGVLTLTGLGAWDPYDTVFKVTTAGRQGILTGVKVSASASASGHAGSAAGDGDYRTYWDNDKSLPVSLTFDLGSSKRVQYLGLNQREDSVAYARSDTEQSARIKDYKVYLSADGSTWGSPVKTGQLPSRRGVQGIDLTAVNARYVRLEVGSTWAASTDTTRYQRLRIDEAWIGTSYATPAKRGQS, encoded by the coding sequence TTGAAACCCCCCACAGCCCCACGCTCCCGAGCGGCGGCGATCGTCCTCTTCGTCGTCGCCGTCGTCCTCGGACTCAGCCACCCGGCGGCCCCGGCCACCCCGCAGGCGCCACCCCGAGCCGCCACCGTCTTCGACGTACGCGACTACGGCGCCAAGGGGGACGGCTCCGCCAACGACACCCCCGCCGTCAACAAGGCGATCACCGCGGCGAGTTCGGCGGCGGGCGGCGGAGTCGTCCGCTTCCCGCCCGGTGACTACAAGGCGAGGAACACCGTCCACATGAAGAGCCATGTGACGCTCCGGCTCGACAAGGGCGCCACCCTCCAGGGCTCCAGCGCCGACACCTACGACAAGGCCGAGTCCAACCCCTACGACGACTACCAGGACTACGGGCACAGCCACTTCCGCGACGCGATGATCCACGGCGACAGGCTGACCGACATCGGCTTCGTCGGCCAGGGAGTCATCGACGGCATGGGCAACCTGATCACCGGCAACCCGAAGTCCGGAGAGGCCGACAAGATCATCTCCCTGACCCGGTGCGACGGACTCACGATCGGCGACGGCCTCACCCTCCGCCGCGGCGGCCACTTCGCGGCGCTCATCAACGGCTGCAAGAACGTGACGTCGGACCACCTGACCATCGACACCGCGAGCGACCGCGACGGCTGGAACATCATCTCCACGACGAACGTCACGGTGACGAACGCCAACATCAGGGCCAACGACGACGCCCTGGTCTTCAAGAGCGACTACGCCCTCGGCGCCAAGCTCCCCAACGGCCACGTCCGCGTCAACGACAGCTTCCTGTCCGCCCGTTGCTGCAACGCCCTCATGTTCGGCTCGGAAACGTGCGGCGACTTCTCGGACTACCGGTTCGAGAACATCCGTATCGACGGTGCCGACAAGTCCGGCCTCGGCATGGTGTCCATGGACGGCGCGAAGATCTCCGACGTCCACTACCGCGACATCACGATGACGAACGTCCACTCGCCGATCATGCAGAAGATCGGCACGCGAAAGCGGTGCGGCAACAGCCCCGGTGTCGGCTCGATCAGCGACATCACGTACGACACCATCACGGCCGCCGGCAGCAGCCCGTCCTTCAGTCCGACCCTGTGGGGCGAGACCGGCCACCGCATCAAGGGCGTGACCTTCAACCACGTCGACATCACGGTCCCGGGCGGCAACGGCACCATGTCCACCGGTGTGCCGGGCAATGACCCGAACGACTACAACCCCAAGGCCATCGGCACCCGGCCGGCCTACGGCTGGTACCTCCACAACGCCGACGACATCCGCTTCACCGACAGTTCGGTGAAGTTCGCCGCGGACGACGGCCGCCCGGCGATCCTCGCCAACGCGGCAGAGGGCATCCGGCTCACCCGGTTCACCGCGCAGAACGGCGGCGGCTCCCCGTTCGACGTGGGCTTCCAGGACGTGACGGGCAGCTGCCTGACGGACAGCCACAACACGTCCGGCGGCGCCCTGCGGGTCTCGGGAGGCCAGGACTGCGGTAGGGCGGCCGAGCCGCTGGATCTGGACAACCCCCGCCAGGACTTCCTCCGCGCCTCGGTGGGCGGACTGTTCCTGCACTGGGGTCTGCGCACCGCGCCCGCCCACACCAGCTGCACCGCCTGGGAGGACGACGTCACGAACGGAGGCTGGAACGCCGACTACTGGGTGAAGGAGGCCCAGAAGCTGCACACGCAGTACCTCGTCCTCGCCTCCTTCCACAGCCGCCTCGGTTACGCCCGCGCCTGGCCGTCGAAGATCCCGGGCTCCTGCTCCACCCAACGCGACTTCCTGGGTGAACTGGTCACCGCCGCGAAGGCCAGGGGGCTGAAGGTCATCCTCTACATGACCAACGACCCCCAGTGGCACGACGAGGGCGGCCATGAGTGGCTCGACTCGGCCGGCTACTCCGCCTACAAGGGCAAGAACGTCGACCTGACCACCAACGACGGCTTCGGACAGTTCAGTTACGACAACTTCTTCGAGGTCATGAACCGCTATCCCGACCTCGGCGGCTTCTGGATCGACAACGACAACGCCTACTGGGAGAGCCACGACCTCTACCGGCAGATCTACGAGAAGCGTCCGAACTACACGCTCAGCAACAACAACGAAGACACGCCGATCATGGACATGATCAGCAACGAGCAGAAGACGGGGATGACGCCCGGGTACGACTACCCGCAGGCGGTCTACACGGCCCAACCCCGCCTCACGGAGGCCGACTTCAAGCTGCCCTCCACCGGCGCCTGGTGGTACGGCGGCACCGACCCGTCGGTCGACAAGATGCTCACCCTCGGCCGCCTCGTCACCAACACCGGATCGTCCGTGAAGGCGCTGATGGCCGAGACCGCCCAGGTCAACGGTAAGTTCCCGGCCAACCAGGCCGACTTCAACAACTTCGCGAACTCCTACCTCGACCCCATCTGGGAGTCCCTGCACGGCACGGAGGGCGGCGGCTACCTGTACGGCGGACTCAAGCCGGGATTCTGGAACGACGGCGCCCACGGCGTGACCACGATCAGCAAGACCGACCCCGACCGCCAGTACATCCACGTCCTGACCCCGCCCAGCACCAGCACCCTGCGCATCCGCGACAACGGCTACCGTGTCGCGTCGGTCACCAACCTCCGCACGGGCGCGGCGGTTTCGTGGTCGCAGTCGGGCGGCGTACTCACTCTCACCGGCCTCGGTGCCTGGGACCCGTACGACACGGTGTTCAAGGTCACCACGGCCGGCCGCCAAGGCATCCTCACCGGCGTCAAGGTGAGCGCGAGCGCCTCGGCGAGCGGTCACGCGGGCTCGGCCGCCGGTGACGGTGACTACCGCACCTACTGGGACAACGACAAATCCCTTCCGGTGAGCCTCACCTTCGACCTCGGCAGCTCGAAGAGGGTCCAGTACCTCGGGCTCAACCAGCGCGAGGACTCCGTCGCCTACGCCCGCTCGGACACCGAGCAGTCGGCGCGGATCAAGGACTACAAGGTGTACCTGAGCGCCGACGGCTCGACCTGGGGCAGCCCGGTGAAGACCGGTCAGCTGCCGAGCCGCCGCGGCGTCCAGGGCATCGACCTGACCGCGGTCAACGCCCGCTACGTCCGCCTCGAAGTCGGCTCCACCTGGGCCGCCTCCACCGACACGACCCGCTACCAGCGGCTGCGGATCGACGAGGCGTGGATCGGCACCTCGTACGCGACTCCCGCGAAGAGGGGACAGTCATGA
- a CDS encoding heparin lyase I family protein → MNTSRRSLLGAALGGATAAAVGLPTATTAHAASWQQKWAPSASGDGLGAFETIEDDRADSHSAGQPHIYATGNNWRFDMHTVDRDTSTDRQRQEVTGLRNGSGSNYLKWTKGQTWRVTYSMYIPSSLKATTTFTHIMQMKQPGSGTSPIVVQSLRRVNGKQTIELKLAIDDILVGRTDLDPLHDKWTDVDFQIKVGDGSAGSVRWILKSGGSTVIDASKTGVDTFLADRVRPKWGIYRSLGDTSGSLQNTYLLLSNLRGYQLV, encoded by the coding sequence ATGAACACATCCAGAAGGTCGTTGCTGGGCGCCGCGCTCGGCGGTGCCACGGCGGCCGCGGTCGGTCTGCCGACGGCGACCACCGCCCACGCCGCCTCCTGGCAGCAGAAGTGGGCCCCCTCCGCGAGCGGCGACGGCCTCGGCGCCTTCGAGACGATCGAGGACGACCGCGCCGACTCGCACTCCGCCGGGCAGCCGCACATCTACGCCACCGGCAACAACTGGCGCTTCGACATGCACACCGTCGACCGCGACACCTCGACCGACCGCCAGCGCCAGGAGGTCACAGGGCTGCGCAACGGCAGCGGAAGCAACTATCTGAAGTGGACGAAGGGACAGACCTGGCGGGTCACCTACTCGATGTACATCCCGAGCTCCCTGAAGGCGACCACCACCTTCACCCACATCATGCAGATGAAGCAGCCCGGCAGCGGCACCTCGCCGATCGTCGTGCAGTCCCTGCGCCGGGTGAACGGCAAGCAGACCATCGAGCTGAAACTCGCCATCGACGACATCCTCGTCGGCCGCACCGACCTGGACCCGCTGCACGACAAGTGGACCGACGTCGACTTCCAGATCAAGGTCGGCGACGGCTCGGCGGGTTCGGTCCGCTGGATCCTCAAGTCCGGTGGCTCGACCGTCATCGACGCGTCGAAGACCGGCGTCGACACCTTCCTGGCCGACCGGGTCCGCCCGAAGTGGGGCATCTACCGCTCCCTCGGCGACACCTCCGGCTCCCTCCAGAACACCTATCTGCTGCTCAGCAACCTCCGCGGCTACCAACTGGTCTGA